A segment of the Doryrhamphus excisus isolate RoL2022-K1 chromosome 7, RoL_Dexc_1.0, whole genome shotgun sequence genome:
tttatagCTTTAAatttctagttttacatgctgaaaacgaaaaaaaaaaacgatgattGAAAGCGATaactgaacatttaaggttacgttTGCCTTCACGTgaccaaaaacaggaagtggtggtaGTTGATCTCGACGCCACATTATGTCTTTGTAAACAGCACGTCTTCAATGCAGGTAAGAGTaaccttaaatattcatttatagtTTTCATTCGTCGTATGtgtgcatttagaattgttttatgcatgtaaacgTATAATTGTATAACtataaaaacgttttttttttgagtgaaaTGCTAATTACATCATGTGATGTAACTTCCATTTCCGTTTGCTAATTGGCCTGCTAATAGGATGCTGGCGCGAATACACAggctaattttaatttaactgtGAAATGTGGACAAATTCCCACTTGTAAAATCCCCTTTTACGCGTcgaataattattatatgagcCCAGAACACTGAATTGTTGACTATATGCTGATTTATTTCTTAAGCCACCCTTAGTGTGTTATTCGAAGCACCTACTTTAGCTAGTGCTATTTAGCATTATATGCTACAGTTCTAGCAACTTCTGCCTAGCAACCCAAACTAATTTGAATGTAATATAAAACGTTGCAATGTCAAACTAAAATGTGTTAACTGTCAAACAAACaaattatacagtacatttgcaCTCAAAATTATtgtctattaaaaaaagatggccaattaaaaatgtaatttgcagAGCTATTGAATTTTGAGTGCAATTGTGCACAAGACTTTAGAATAGAGCTGGTCTCAAAAGTaagtacaaaaaaagtgttgtttttttttatgaatgtgcACTAAGGGACTTGAGCAGCGGTGTATTGTACTGTTTTGACATATCACTTATTTACTGTATGCTTAATGGTCCTGTGAAGGTCATCTACTGGAAGATTTCCACGTCAGTCGGGGCCATAATTACAAAATGACGCTGTATTGAAGAAGACTTGAAACGACCATGAATTTAGTAGTATGAAAATGTTTACTGAGGTAAAAGTTGACAGAATGCATGTTTTAAGGCACTTTTGCATCGGCTTCCCTTTTGTTATTCAGATGCTCCATCCACTTATTTAATGCTTGTCtatctatgtatgtacagtGTCGTTGAATACCACAACAGCCTTTATGTGAAAGATAACATCAGCCGATTTCAGCATTATGACCGGAAATATGCAACATGATTCTATCTGTGTACGTTTTCTTGGAAAATGATGTTTGAGGAAAAGCCCAACAAGCCAGTTCAGCAAGTAAAACCTACGGGAATCAGAGCGCGTATGTATTCAGACACATTATTAGTGTTAAGAAACATTTTCAACAGGGGGATTTGACTTCAAAATGTGTGAAATACTCGCCCTTGTAAACTACTCTGTGTTCTATCACTGGGTTTCTAATCTTGAAAACAAGAATGTGATTGTGTTGCCTTTTCTTTTGAATGTGCTTTTATTGTATATCATTCTGTGGCTTTAAAAGCTGCCATCAATGTCAGCATATACATATAGTCAGCTTTCAAAAGAGGAAAACGCCTGTTTTATCTGTTTTGCAAGTGCTAATTGTCGTTGATGTTTCTGCTGTAACAAGAAATTGAGGTATTTGAaagtaaattacttttttttgtttttgctacttttttttttgttgctgcgTCTGGTTTTCAAGCTTcaattttcttattttgtcagtATTATCGTAAATATTCAACATTAGCCAGTCAAGCAAACGCACCAAATAAGTACAATAACATTACATTTGGATGAATTCTtatgaataaattgaataaatcTCATAACTATGGtattcaaatacaaatatggaCATCCAGACAGGACAACACATAATAGCACATCCGACAGAAGTCCTGTAATTGGTATAAACACAAGAAAACCCCCCAGAAAAAATTGAGTAAAAAGGcacaatgtaaagaaaaaaagctgacactaataataaataacacaaagttTGAGGATTTAAATATAGGTAAGtagtttttttccacagaagaCGCCCCTGCATCCTGATATTTTTCTTTATGTGCCCTTCTgggggaaaagtttggacacccttgagcTACATTAAAAATCCTACTTCATCTGAATGCACTGTAATGTGAATTAATTCAACTAATTATCATTACACTATATATATGTCAATGaattaacaaaaaacacatttaaaaagcaACATCAAAAATCTTACTTATTCATGAATGCAATCAAAAATTTTAATGactaaaatactactactatagatataaataaattacaagaTACTTTTTCGAATGTCATCTTGaatttaaatgtgaataaatgaaatgaatatcGCTGTAGATACACTATTAAACTGTCATTCCATCGAATAAAATTCATGTTTACACTCACAATAcaaagtaggaagaagcagagctgatTTAATCCCGccccttcttctttttctagcagtgactgacagttgttgtgACCTTTGAGTGTATGTGTGCACAGACTGAGATTCTATGTCTTTATGTACAGTTTTTGGTCGCACTATTTGTCTTCCCTGTTCCACCTTGGCAAAAGATTTGCTTTGCCTTGGCGAGGTAAAAGAGAGGCCCGATGAGCACGCCTAACCTTGGAAACAGCTCGCATACTTGAACAATGTTGCATATGACTAGGTGTATTTTAAAACTACCCGAGATGAAAGCAAGAAGAGTGGGGACCGTCATACAAACAGGAAGGTAGGCGACCACTGAAGGCACCACCACAGTTAAAACATTCACCACCGCCCGTCTCTTTAAGGGTGATTCCGACGCGTTGCTGCTTGTGTAAGCCGGGCTTTGTTGCCGTAACGACCACACCACACCTCCGAGGCTGGCGAGCATGATGACGAAGAGGTTGGAGACAATGAAGGAAACAGGCAAGCTCATGATAGTGGGGTTGTTAACAACACCTGTGTGTAAAACAAATGGACAAGTTACACTCCACAGCAGTAGGGGGAACTATGGAGCACaacttcaaattcaaattcataACAGTTACCAGAATTTGTGCTAGCTTTTGTTGAGAAGTTTCTTACTAACCTGCAGCGACACAGAAGGACATGGTGATGACCCACACCACGATGGACACGGCAACATGATACTCCGTCTTTCTCGCTCTCAGGTACAGCACGGGTCGAACCACCGCCAGGTAGCGCTCGATACACATGCAGGCCAGCAGCAGGGGGCAACCGATCTGGTTGAACATCGGGAAGATGTTTTGTGCCAAACGGATTGGGGTTGTTTCGTTTGGGGTCGCTGGATGGAAAGAGAGGAAACTTGGAAGATGATTGGGTTACATCACATTGAGCTACATTCAGGATGGCTTGACACATTTACATggccaaatgaaataaatgcaaACTTTTCGAACAATAAAACTGCTTTAATGTGCCAGAAGTGATGGATGTTTAATGTTCAGGCAATTTGTCACAGTTTTACAGTCGtactacggcctattattagtcggAAAACTAaacgagtcttatttatgcttattatatctactatgttgggtaataggagtgtaaaggtgactataggggtgttatttcatgtctagaggcctctaataatggaCTGGTTCTTACCTGTATTATTGCTGTCCCGACTTGCCCGAATATAGCCATAAGCATAATCGAATGGTAATATACTGAGGTAGACAAAATCCATCACAACAAGGTTCAGGCCGAGGACCTGTAAGAAAATGACTAGGACAGTATGAAACATGTGATGCTAATCCAAACATATTAGAGGTTGGAACCCCATAAACTCACCTGTGAGGCTGATAGTGACTTTGTTTCTCTAAGAAATAACCAAAGCAGGATTCCGTTGCTCACTACCCCGATGATGAAGATTAGAACATCAGTAGTAAACCAAATGTGTATCCAGAACGTTTTTAGACAGGCTTCATGGATTTCTTCAAAAAGGTTGGCTTTCTGTTCCAAAACGTGAAACGAGGCCATGATgtctgcaaaataaaataaacaaaaaaagccatGTGATGTAAGACGTTATTTCGCCTGAATGACCTTATAAAATGTGTTGTCTTCAATGTTTACAGTCACAGGCACGCCTCAGCCAGGCACCAAACAAATGAGCAGGTGTTTAATGATGTTTTCTCATATGCAAATATGTTGTTATTACAACTGATTTCCATCCCATTGTCAGTCTCTACTCTTCCTCTTTTTACTGACCAAGCTCACAAGCACACAGTTGTACAAGCTCACCCAATTGTACTCTTATTTATGCCCacgataattattattatacgtatagtcctactaataataatataacacattttgttgcaaatatatttaaaaaaacattttttattattatgttatacagAATTATTCAAGAAAGCGTCTTGAATACATCTTTGCACGTTTATTTGGAATTTCCATATGACCTCAACTCTGAGTGCTGTTGCCTCACACGGCAGAGAACGAACAGGGAGAACTGGCAGTCAGACACTTTAATGAATTTCTTCCAATGATGAATTGTGACACAATTAGGACAAATTGAGACACGGCTGAATGTAAAataggtttgcatgttctccctgttagcatccggtttcttcccacattccaaaaacatgctaggttaattggcgactccaaattgtccataggtatgaatgtgagtgtgaatggttgtttgtctatatgtgtcctgtgattggctggcgaccagtccagggtgtaccccgcctctcgcccgaagacagctgggataggctccagcaaccccactaatctcgtaaggataagcggtagaaaatgtatgaatgaatattattatgttataaagAATTATTCAAGAAAGCTGTCGCTTACATTTTTGCACCCTCACTTGTTGTGGAATTTCCGTCTGACTTTAACTCTGAGTGCTGTTGCCTCACACAGCAGACAACGAACAGGGAGATCTGGCAGTCAGACACTTTAATGAATTTCTTCCATTCATGTGACACAATTAGGACAAATATTACAATTGAGACATAAAATAGAGGCAAGCTTTTTTCACCACAGTGCCATCTGTTGGAAATCATGTCTTACTGCGTCACAGCGTCACTGCATCACGTTCTTTCAAAAATATagcaattaataaatcatgctgttttgtagttgaatactgcctattattagtcaaatatataaaaatatctaatatcctacactggtcactaggtgtcagtaatgttactgtagtgttcggtgagacacaaaCGCCAGAATTGATTTTATTGCACGTACAACAGGAACAATAGTTCCTACATATCGACTGTAGCAACCTCAACTCCATATTTATACATACAGCcatgtcttatgtctactatattggctgatatgagtgtaaaggtgactataggggtgttatttcatgtctagaggtctctgaTAGTACTACTTTCTAATTATCAGGTCTGGCACCAATTaattattactgtatatactcttGTAAAGTCCTGACAGTAGCATCACAGGTTGTTCTGTAATGTTTTACTATGGAGTATTTATTCTACAACTAAGTAGTCAAAATACGCAAGTGAGAATTGTCACTGGCACCAACCATTCTATTTCCCTCGTGCATGGCTATGGCTCTGCATGCAAATAAAGTTACTTTCACCTGCTGTGacataataatcatttttgtGCTCAATTTGCGGTGTTTCATTGTCATTAGTCATAGTCATCCTTTCTGtcctggcggcacggcggtcgagtggttagcgcggagacctcacagctaggagaccagggttcaattcccaccctcggccatctctgtgtgatatctccggatactccggtttcctcccacattccaaaaacatgctaggttaattagcgactccaaattgtccataggtatgaatgtgagtgtgaatggttgtttgtctatatgtgccctgtgattggctggcgtgtaccccgcctcacgcccgaagacagctggaataggctccagcacccccgcgaccctcgtgaggataagcggtagaaaatgaatgaatgaatgaatcctttcTGTCCActcaaatggtgaaaacacacAGTACGCTATTCAACTTGAGAAAAAATCATTTATTGGTAATACAGCTGTcatgataaaacaaaaatatttccaaaagaCAAACTTTGTAAAGTGCAAATCTGAATACTGTGGCTACTTTAGTGCTACTGTTAAAAATACAAAGCCGCACAGTTAAAgtgacttcagcaacagttgaTAGGGTTTGGGCAGACATTTCAATATacagtcataaaacattaaatgcaACGTCCACTGTTCTTAGCACATGTGAACAAAAGCTACAGATTCAGTGCAGTTTGTACTCACAGTCGATTTGACAAACATATTTGttatataaataagtaaataaagacatttagtcagtcaggggtgtccaaagtgcgcctgcactgtaaaaataaatattattagttaCCAGATACATAGTATAACACAAAGATGTGGCTGGTCATAAAgtttagcatatattgacctacattacattggattggttttagcatctttaatgtagaaaatgtatcaaagtggtccCTGCGTCTTTCAATTTTTATGCATGCGAgccttgctggaaaaagtttggacacccctgcagagAGAGAAAGCATCCTTAAAGCCACTAAAACAGCACATTTTTGATTTAGCACCCCccaaaataatacacataataaccaAAGTACCCTGTTAGTTTGTGTGGGAAGGAGCGATCCCCGTCTGTCTTAGAAGAACACCTAACTTGggtttttatata
Coding sequences within it:
- the LOC131132587 gene encoding P2Y purinoceptor 1-like; the protein is MASFHVLEQKANLFEEIHEACLKTFWIHIWFTTDVLIFIIGVVSNGILLWLFLRETKSLSASQVLGLNLVVMDFVYLSILPFDYAYGYIRASRDSNNTATPNETTPIRLAQNIFPMFNQIGCPLLLACMCIERYLAVVRPVLYLRARKTEYHVAVSIVVWVITMSFCVAAGVVNNPTIMSLPVSFIVSNLFVIMLASLGGVVWSLRQQSPAYTSSNASESPLKRRAVVNVLTVVVPSVVAYLPVCMTVPTLLAFISGSFKIHLVICNIVQVCELFPRLGVLIGPLFYLAKAKQIFCQGGTGKTNSATKNCT